The Branchiostoma floridae strain S238N-H82 chromosome 7, Bfl_VNyyK, whole genome shotgun sequence region TAACTGTTTACCTTACACGTGTAACGGTTATTATAAACAATTTATTTTTAACGAAAATCAGCTGATGGGGATAGAAGTTATTCTCCAattaagcagaggttaggatccaGCTGCTTTTTGACGTtcttttttagtcgttttatcaggctttctattttgtacccttTCTTGTTGTGTACTAGTACTCCGGCCGGGGGGAGGGGTATTCAGTCTAAGTGGCACTTTTCAGTCCAATTTTACAGTCTGCAACTTGCTAATTCTGGCCTGTAGACCATCTCTTAGCccacatatttttttcatactccccttatgcaaattagctttaGGATGGCCATAAAACAGGAGGGGCGAATTACATCTCATTCGTAACTGTCTCATTGGCCCCACAGACCTACCTGCATCCGCTGCAGAATGAAGAGGAGATAATCCACCCACTCCTCTCTTCACCAAAGAggcccccttgcggagcagcagTCTCACTATGTCTACAGGTCCCTTGTCGCAAGCAATGAACAATGGTGTACATGGCGGCAGGCGTACGTTTTCCGGCTGGTAGAAGTCAACTTCTGCACCTGCGTTTGTTGATCCATGGTTACAGTTTAGTAAAAACGATTAATCACATGAGATCTAATATCGTTTAGTTGATTTTTCAAGGAAGTGCATGTAGCAGGCATTTAAGAGACAATCACTGTCGTTAACTGTGATGCAGATaaataagctctttcacagaggtcagaacgcatgtgcggcaacAGTTATTctaggtgatatgtcaaagggtaaggccctGAAattgtaaacagtccttgtcttggCCATTGTtaagatttgcataacaatgtccagacggtttttgttttcaattttggggCCTGATTACCCTTTAACATCTTACCTAGAATACCTATGAAGGTAAGAATACCTGTCGCTGCACATATTGGACTTTACTTTTCAGCCACAGATAAAGTGAATTTGAAAAGAATGCTTGGACTAGTTGATTATTCAGATGTAAGCTACTTGATAAAGATttgcatacacatacacatacacatgcaaagtACAGTATTATAAGACCTTTGATCCTTCCCTGATGCAGATAAAGTGGCCAAAAACAGTATTGCTGCACTTTACTTTTCAGCCACAGGTCGTATGTGAATTGTCTACAAGGAAaggctgattggattagtcttaagacttgtggctagttggtcaaaggcatccaggagccgttctttagtggctgtcagggtccaggTTTCTGCGCCATACATTAGGATTGACAattgaattgcgaggagcttaagATAAGCGTTGCTAAATTGCAAGGGCCTGGaacagctgccattcggtgctaactcaggtgacctcaatacgacagcaattaccctagttttgaaccacttacactgggaaggaaggacccctagtctttttcgtaagtgtggtgggttctttgccctatctgagggagggccctaACTGAAGCAAGGtactcttttctctaccctagtgaagggaggaaagtcgtgttaagagcccttcccaagcgcacaagatcgttggcatatcaactgattcggACCCAGAACCTATGGGTTATGTAACGTACACGGCTCCTTCAAatacagctccttcacacactgccacttcacatACAGCTCATTgacataataacacacagatccttcagacacagcttattcattgagcacaaacaacccctactgctaaaaacagcttttgtcccaatgggctttcgtaggtccaagtagcctgacgtgatagccagcccaggtagacagccaaggtagacagcccagccttttccgtaaacccatgGCGAAATGGACCAATGAATTTGTtctgagtatcgtccattcacaagttttcacataatgaatcaggtccaggttcaggtccggacctggacctgattctctggacctgaactggacctgaaccggacctggacctgaattttctgtaccggtacccacccctactcgtGATGCTTGGAGAAAGAATTCAAATCCGTGCTTACCAGCTTTCAAAGCCGCTTTAACGCCTTCAAGTGATCCATGGTCCACAGCAACAACCAGAGCTTCATTCGCATTTTTCGCCATCTCcctaaaacctccttggttaggaCCGCTGTTAGTACTGAGATATATTTGTTGAATCAGTCGTAAACAAAATGGCTTTTATCCATTTCGGGGGTTACGGGACCCCCATGAAATAGTGTAATCGTCGGCAGATGGCTGTTTTGGGCTTACAGGACCAATCCAATAGCTCTGGTCAGGGGGGTCTATCTCTAGGCTGgctagaaattcttgcaaatacGTTTGATGACCGTGGACAGAGTGTGTTAGTATTTGAGTGTATGGTTTGAAATTTTAAATTCTTGATATAATGACACATTTGTATCCTCCACTTTCCCATAGGATTAACACTTCACATGTATTTCACTGGGAAAAGTGTTGTAACTCTGTTGTCCCCCGGGAGTAAGTGAAGATAGCAGCCAAACGCGAGACGCACACACCCAGACGCGCGAATGATAGCAATGTCTTCGCATATTTGTGCATCAATCAATAAAAAAGAATAagaacatgtacatatgtatagaAAAATATTATTTACGTTATCTAAATAAAAAGGTGTAGCGATAGAAATCttcttttttaaacatttacGTTCTCATGCTGCTCATATGACAACAGCCCACGTGACAAAACAACCGCTTCATTtcaagcacgtcaccggaacgtactgcgcctgcgcgaaaagtatagacatgctaaacccccggtttaccaaagggccgcatttaagaaagtacgtgcgtatataagggtaaaactccgtgtacgttttacacgaaaccatgtctctaacatatactgtgcaacaagcgagATTTTAATGCAatgttgaccaaaccaagccccaaactaccagggtttgcgcaggcgcagtacgttccggtgacgtgctttcATTTCAAAGAGTCTCAGTCAGTGTCAAAACACACGTCAAAAGGGGTCCGACATCGACAGTTCTTACGGAATGGAGGAAACTGTGAATGAATCTCTGTTGGCTGGGGCTGAGAGCGACTCACTTGAAGGCATTGAAGCGGCATTGGCAGCTGGTAAGTCAAGCCAAGTCAACTTCAATTTTAGTTCATGCATGCTGGAATCGATtgacaaccccccccccctgataAAATCCTTGCCTGGACCCCGCACCCCCTTACCTGGATACCAGCAGACTCCGGCCCAACTTACTCAGGGGTCCTGTTGTTGAATTTCCTTGGGCGATGGTTTGGCCCTAGAGCCGGGGTATAACTTATAACTTGTAATATAAGCccaggaaacagtctggcaatCAGGGTCTAATCAGGGGCCCGCTGTAGATGTTCCCTCGGGGTATGCCAGCCTTAATAGGGCCCAGGGGTTAGCCTGAAAATTATGGGCCCTGAAAACAATCTGCACTAGACTGGCATCCAGGTTTGTGTATAGTACGCGATCTTTTTCCGAGTATTTGCATCGGGTGGTTACGAGTTACGCACATCTTTTAGCATTTATGcaatttgttgttttacttCACTTCACTCTGTAGTGCTGTTTACATTGCCAATCAAGGACCGTTGCAGAAGTGCAGCGAATGATTCCGCTCAGAGTTGGATTAGAAACATGACTTGAAAAAAGACGattattcaaatgtaaattACAAAACAACATGCATTAAAGTGTGAAGTAACACCTTTTGATCAggctatttttatttttaaatgcAAGCTCTAGTACACTGTCTCTATTGTGGGTCACTTTCTTTAGCAACAGAGTGGTGCCAAGGTtttgattaaatcttgcttgtGTCATCCATTTTTCTTATTCATGGTTCACCAaacgcaggtgcagacattgactTTAATCAACTGGAGAACTGGAGCCCAGGCGAGGATGCAAGCTTAACACCATGTACGCCGTTGTATGTTGCCTGCCTCAGGGGGAATGTAGATGTAGTGAAACTGCTGCTCCGCAAGGGAGCGTCTGTTGGGAAGAGAGCCTTGGGGGCGTCAGTTCCCCTTCATGCAGCAGCATCCAATGGTAGGTTACTTCAATTTCAAAGTTCATAACAAATGCTTCAGGCTTAAAATCAGAAATAGATACTACTTTTCATTGCGAAGTGTTCAGTCACGCTGACATCTGATTCAcagctagcctggtatccagacttATTCATGTCGCATCATTGGATCATGGCCAGGCCATCCATTTGCAAAACAAGTATTAGTAGTACTTGTACTTAGTAATAGAAACAAAATATGTGCATACaacattacaagtacatgtatatacttatGTCGGCTAAGAAGTGTATAGGCAATGTCAAATATTCCAAAgagaataactgaagaaagaatAGACTGATTTTTTGGCATTGATGCACCTTAGGCATGCGAGCTGTGTATGATTATATGCACATTAGgaaatttcaatgttttctggACATAACTGAACAACGGGCTCTAGTTATTCacaatatttacattttttgcATGTTACTTTGTGAATGGCAACAATTTCCtgatatgtatttttgtgtgtcgCAAATCCAACCTAGGGCATACAGAGATAGTGGAGTTACTGGTGCATCATGGTGCAACAGTAGACATACAGGACCCCTTCAAGAACACACCACTCATGGTTGCATGTTACCGCAACCATGTTGACACAGTTCGGCGACTGATTGAGTTTGGAGCAAGACCTGATTTGACTCAGAAGTAAGTTTCACTCATTTCTATCAGAATATGTAAGAATGAACGATTGCTAcatcaatgaaaaatggaggcattGTTTTGGGTGTTTATgtccttgtgtgtgtatgtgtctgtgctTCTACTTTCTAATTCTAGCCATTTGTTGCTAGCTTAACTTagaacagctggatggattgtggataagtgttgggaagacgaagagCAAGGGAGGTTTTTGGCCCCTACTGTTTGACTTtcgtactgcagtagaacttccatttttgtacCCTTTTGTCCTAAAGCAAAAAGTATTGTAGCTTTTGACTCCCTAGCAGcctgctctggaactgcagaggtGGATTTGTTAAAAAATTTCAATACGGATAACTGGGCAAAGGGAAGACAGGTTCCTATGATAGTCCGCATGTAGGTAGCTTAAACAGAGATATGTACAGATAGATGAAAGTCTTGAAGATTATGACTATTTGCATAGCTAAAGAGGAAAATCCGGTGTTTTCCATGACTTGATTATGTGcaacatgtataattatatggcaggtggaacattgaCAGATAACAATTGTGCAGCAAATATGGGCCTTATTAATATTAGTTTGATTTATATGAGATAGAGGCAAAAGTGTCATATAAGTGGTGAATGATAGAAATTTCGTACTTGTGTCAAGTGTAAGCTAGTTAAAGCTGCACATAACCATGCAAATATTATGTTTATGCATATgtaattgcaatatttcatggaggtatgaggtctgcAAACTTCCAAATGAAGCTGGGCTTGTGTTTCTTTCTATCTTCCATTGTGTGGGTTGGGGGGGTggtgtggggtggggtgggagtgtttacatgtatgtatgccaGATGTCATTACAtcatttaaactttaaagcatAAAAGGTACTAGACCATGAATGCCATAGAAAAAGCATATACACGTATTCCCTAAATGAGTCTCACTTTTCACCAGGTTGGGGATAGAAGATGAAAACCGTGACTTTGCAGAAGAAAGTGTAAAGCTGGTACGAGAGGCGAGGAACTCtaagctgttgagatgctgcaaccctaagtgtggcaaaccaggctacaggtaggttttgCTGCTGATGTTTCCATCTTTGATAGATTTTTCCTTACCATTCTTTTCTCATCTTGTGTGCAAATGATCTAAATTTAAGTTTCTTACAAGTCAATTGGCAAGTTTCTTCTTACAAACCAaaaggcttttttttacatttgaccCAGTCTCTGTTCAGCATTTTTATCTGTTATAACTTCTGCAGGAAGACTCTGAAGCGGTGTTCCCAGTgtaagctgacccgctactgcagccgtgactgtcagatacaacactggtctgtcggacacaagaagtgctgtggacAGGACAAGTACATTGATGAGGAACCACACCCCATGGAAAAAGCGGTAGTGTACTTGGtggaaaatgacaaacaaaatgatTGTCATTATTgtgtaaatcatacatgtagtcgATCAATCGACGGTACTGCTCCAACCATTAACACACGATGCATTATCTACTTGCTCACGATTGGAGAACGGACTTTTCGTCAAGTGTACAAGTTCTTTGAAAAATGTTCGTCTAGAATAGGATACAACAACACCTTGCAATTTGCTTCTATAGGTCCTACGTTGTTGGTAGTTTATTTGTTACAATAGTGCTTCAACATTGTTATTTTATTGCAGTActctttttatttacttattcatCTGATGTGATAAATGTACCAACAGGATAGAACTTAAAAGGACGTTGATGtaggttaggcatccaggtaataagatactccgaaaagtagttactcaagcaactggatatggttttgaaaaggACGCCGATTTATTTCCACTTGCAAGTCGCTACTATAGGACATGTATTGTTGATTGTTCATAGCTATGTTCAGCCTAGTACTTCAACATGCTATTCTATTGCAGTGCTCTCTTTATATATCCTCTGATGTGCCAAATGTACCTACAGGAAAGGATAGAAGGATGCCTGTTTATGTCTACTACATAAGTCACTACTATAGGTCATGTATTGTTGATTGTTCATAACTTCGTTGGTTACTATAGTCAGCCTTTAGATGCTTTATTAGTATTACTAATATTAGTCCATTAGCTGACATTAGCCTAAGAATAGATCATCTGATTCTCTTTACTTCTTTGGAATAAACGTACTTTTCCACACAAGCCCTGCTTTTAGATGCACAGATATGCAACATTTGTGTCTAACTTGCACCTATACCTTTATATCCATCTAGTTGTCAGTATCTcagtgagagagagaaatgATCAAAGATGAGCAAAAGATATGGGCAAAATCGTTACATGATTCATGAGCCTAAAATACTCATTGGTACAATTACGGAAATTTTTAAATTGCCATACCTATAGGGTCAACTTCATACAATAGTCCACCATCAAATTGAAAACAATTAGGTATGTATACAAGTGACTGCCTTGACACAAAGGTGATGATTTATTAACAGTTGTTGTTAAACCAACAATATTAAGTACAAGTGTACAACTGAAGGACTGCAGGGCACTTAAAACATGTagatgttacatatatatatagtactgCAGGTCATTGGATGATAATCAAAAACCACTGGCATGGGCTAGCcaaaaaatagtaaaatattGCAAGTAGGCATTGAATAATGTGCTTAGAGAATAGTGTCGGATTATGGTTTCGATTAATATAGGCTTattcttgttacatttttttctaaaaatcaaTATCACAAGCCTTTCCGGTAACTTAGATCTTCGACTGAACCTTCTTCGATCAGTAGACAGTTACTTTGATAAGATGAAACACAATTTAGCGAGAATATTGAACATAGTGCATGACTTCATTCTACGACGTTTGATCGAACAAGGTAGAAAAAAATGTGGTTTCTGCAaaggttgtaaaaaaaaattaattgccCTTGTTgcactttttttactttcttctacaatataaaacaaaatcaaaagagGTCTTGTAAAACCAGATAACATTTTGCGCAGAATACACATAGATTTTGCACAGAATATGCGTTTGAAAAAGCTTAGCACAACATTTTTACATACAAAGGTGCCAATATTACCCAGTCAGAAAAAGCTAACTGATTACATGTAGGATTTGCGAGCATGCTACACTTGGGATGGGTGTACTTGAAAGAGTACTGTCAGCAGAGACATCTTTCTGTAGATATCAGCTGTCTCTTCAGTGTACACGTCATACtgacagcacttcttgtgtccgacagaccagtgttgtatctgacagtcacggctgcagtagcgggtcagcttgcacccggcacacagcttcagggttccGGTTTTCCTGTAGAAGATGTAACAGGTGCAAATGCTGATCAGGGACTTGTTAAAAATGTCCTTTTGCAGGCTACAATAATAGGTAATATGAATAATAGGtggaaacatttttctttggaTCAATACCCACGTTTGAACTTCAAAACTAGTAAAACCACTAGTATCcaacgaggggggatacaaagtttgccacatttgggattgtgttctcgccgcaaaagcgccacctacatcggctacatatagcgacgagaagcagaactccaattATAAGCTCTGAAGGAGGTGTCAGAGGGACATTGAAATATAAGCAAGAGTTTGATTGGCTGGTTTTGTAAAATCATTCTTCTATAgtctaccaacctgatggaaTTATTCTCGGTAGTGAAACCACCATCACTGCGAAACCTACCTTTCACCTGGTTTGCCACACTtggggttgcagcatctcaacagcttggtcTTCTTTGCCTCCTCTACCAGCTTCAAACTCTCTTCTACACGGGCACGGTTTTTGGCGTCTTCCTTTAACCTAGTGGAAGATGCGACTCATTTTATATAGGAAACTAGGCCAAGATATCAATGCATAGGTTCTCTAAAGCTATTAGCTAGTTTCAAGCGATACGTAAATTTCCAGGGCACATCATCTTTTTACACATGTGCgagcgcgcgcacacacacaccaacacacatttctcttctctctctctctctgtgtcacTGAAtgatagaaacaaacaaaagacgACGATTCTATCCTCCAGCTTGTCTAAATAAGTTTGTCTATATTTTGATGGAAGGACATGATACTTGCGTCTTGAATAAAGGACAATGGTCTAAATCTGGTCTTGCGCCGAGCTCGATCAGTCGCCGAACTGTGTCGACATGGTTGTAACTAACGGCAACCACGAGTGGTGTGTTCTTGTGGACGTCCTGTGTGTCTActgttgcaccatgctgcaccagcaaGTCCACTATCTCTGTAGACCCTACGTAGAATTTGccgtacaagaaaaaaatactcaTCAAACAAACGTTGTCAAGTATGATGTAACGGTTTAATAATAAGAACATTGAACTTTCCATAAATTGTTCGGCATGCTAGGTTGAAGAAACTTTGGACCCGTCTATATGCCACtaagaaatactagtagcacACACAAATTAAAGCTATCTAAAACTTAGTAAAAGACGTCTTAGAAACAACACTTACACAACACAGGttatagcaagtaaatttagtTGTAGCTTAGTTATACCAACATGTTTTTCTAATAAATCAATACAAAAAGACATTTCTGGACACTTCTTGAATATTCCTACCTTTGGCCACTGCTCTGTGAAGCGCGGAAGATGTGGCCGCGTCTCTATGGGCCACCcacgcccccttgcggagcagcagTCTCACTATGTCAACATGTCCCAAGAGACAAGTTATGTGCAATGCTGGGCATGCCGGGACGTGTGGATGTTTGGTGACATTGCTGAACAGGTTATAGAagtcaatgtctgcacctgcAGATTTGATGAGGTAGTTTAATAAGATAAGTAGTTACAAGAGATTACGTGGCGTTGATTCGATCTGCGAAggacagtacattttgtacttgcaAAGAGTCACAATATAAAGCTTGGACATCTGCGATATAAGCTATTCTATATGTTATAAAAATTTTTCAAGAGATTCCATGGATTATAAGTGTGATATAGAAAATGGTGTACTAATCGACTTTCCTAGTGAGTCCGAACTAGTATGTAAATTGTCTGCATAGCAATGAAAGGACCAAAGGGAGGCGCACTGTACTTCGCACTTGTATGCAAATCCTTCTGAACTAATTTACATCTAAATAATCTACCGAGCCAAACCCTATTTCCAAATTCAACTCTGAGAAAAAGAACGAACACGTAGTCGCAAATACTGAGAGAATTTTCAGAAAACTAGATAAAACCAACTATACAAATACCATACCAGTCTATCTATCATATTCAAGGGGGCTGCGTTGTTATAACGAAGGAGTGATCTATTCTTTCATAATTCATGCTTGAAGAAAGATTCAAATCTGTGCTTACCAGCTTTCAGAGCCGCCTCAACGCCTCGAAATGATCCGTTCATGGCAGCAACCAACAGAGCTTCATTTTCACTTGGAATTTCCGCCACGTCGTTGCTGCTGACACGTGTGCTGACGTGCTGCCTGAACCATGGCTCTAAGCTTTTTCGTTCCATGTCTGATCTAGTCTGAACTCCgtttgaactgaactgaaggaGCATGTGAAAAGGGTGTCTTGTCACGTGAGCTGATGGCATGTCACGTGAGCTGTTGTCTCATGGGTAGAATGAGAACAGTGTACTTCTcacttagcctggtatccagccgtaattatagctcccgagtctcttctctcctcttcgcaaattACATATTGccagagaggaaagaagagactcggaagctatattacggctggataccaggctacttcTCACTATGATGAGAACTACTAGACTGACTAAAATCgagctcctagcggccggccctacaattgccgccgctcTAGGAGGgagtcattaaccccagccagcgagagattgtgtaaacacaggctagaatGAGAACGCTCAAGTTCAGAAAAATAATAACGATAATAGGATTACCTTGTtcaaggggcattccactccagaggcgttattttctgatagatgatatttttgtgaTACTAGTGCACCCGACTTTTCGCAAAGTTGGGTGTCTAAAATTTTTGTCTAGAGACCCAACTCTAGAATATTTGTCTTTTGGACAATAATCCTTTTCTTAATCCAAGTACGAAACGACAATTTCCTATgcaatactagtacatggttAAGCCGTGCAAAAGAATCATTAAAACAGTACAGAACATAACCGTAGACCTCCTTCTTATCATCAAACAGCAGATTTTCGAAGATTCCAGTCCCACTGATGACACAGATTCGTCTCCTTTTGCATATTTTTTGGACGCACTCATCCCCAGATTAGTACCGTTAAAACATTCCAAGGCCCTCCTTGGccaaaaaaatgtttcagtGAACCAGTCAGTGCACAGCCCCCTTCCACCAAATGTCATACAATCCACAAGAGCAAAAATCATAATATTCATGAGCCAAAAACGACTTTATTACAATAATCCATGGTAAAAACTACACTTGAATATGTCGAAGTGCCCAGTAGTGGTTATTTATTCATAGACATGGCCGCTTAGATGTTGCAACAAGAGTGATGATACCATGGAATGACTACAGAACACCATTATTGCGCTTCAACACTTAaattaatacaatgtatacgCATACGACAAGTCAGATTCATGTATCAAATGAAGACAGCACTGTCATACATACACAATTGTTGATAACACTGACCAATGGCTACAATGTGCAAACAGACATAAAAAGGCCTACTTATGATAACTTCCCTTAAACAAAGTCTTTAAGTGTTGGATAAAAGTCTTGTCACCTTAGAGTTCATCGGAGCCGTTACACTTGTGAAACGTCTTCTACAATTCCTGTCAAGTGTTTCTTTTACATATAGGTGTGCAATACCGCAAAGGGGcatttacatctacatgtatatcttcttACTTTCATACCTTGAGCGATTCAtatctctgaaaaaaaaaggaagagatGACCATCAATTCAatatatgtactagtacatcGTTTAGTGCTTAGCCTAAGGCTTTAGTAACATTCCACTTTCTTATGCTACATTTGATATATGCTGTAGCGGCCTCGAGTGATCAACAGGTCTTTAATTGTGTGGAATGAGAAGAAATAACATGCCGTCGCTGAAGATGCACAAAGTTGTAAAAATGAGTTTTTTCTCCAAGCTGGGGTTTAAGTCGAGGGACTAGTAGTAAAAATGGCCGGGAATTCTTTGACGGCTTGGCTAATATGTGCTTTTGCCCGGATGTGATTTTCCATTATTGAAACcatattttggaaaggagttgTTGCGGTGTAcgcgtcatgcccacagcacttcttgtgtccgacagaccagtgttgtatctgacagtcacggctgcagtagcgggtcagcttacACCCGGCACACAGCTTCAGGGCTTTCCTGCAGAAGAGATACAAGCTATTTAGGGGACTGTGTAGAATTAAGAAAACAACTTTGTCGATTTCGTCTATTTCCTTGTCGATAGGCTATATAGAAAAGACCGATAGAAATATACTTACTTTGGAGTCAAGAACAACATCTGCGCATTGGACGGATGGCAAAGTGTGCAAGTCGTCTCCGACAAAGTGGAAAAGAGATATTCTGAGGGTGGCTGAACCATCAGCAGcaaaacctacctgtagcccggtgtgacagcgatctctaGTGTGAcagagatcactagcgttttcgcccccctttagcgttttcgccccccccccagagcagctggctacttcatattacaggtgcgccacctggtactatactgcacctggggagtaacgtatatggtgtgttacctggtacctatatggcaccttattac contains the following coding sequences:
- the LOC118420317 gene encoding ankyrin repeat and SOCS box protein 11-like isoform X2, whose amino-acid sequence is MEETVNESLLAGAESDSLEGIEAALAAGADIDFNQLENWSPGEDASLTPCTPLYVACLRGNVDVVKLLLRKGASVGKRALGASVPLHAAASNEIVELLVHHGATVDIQDPFKNTPLMVACYRNHVDTVRRLIEFGARPDLTQKLGIEDENRDFAEESVKLVREARNSKLLRCCNPKCGKPGYRKTLKRCSQCKLTRYCSRDCQIQHWSVGHKKCCGQDKYIDEEPHPMEKAVVYLVENDKQNDCHYCVNHTCSRSIDGTAPTINTRCIIYLLTIGERTFRQVYKFFEKCSSRIGYNNTLQFASIGPTLLVVYLLQ
- the LOC118420317 gene encoding poly [ADP-ribose] polymerase tankyrase-2-like isoform X1, producing MEETVNESLLAGAESDSLEGIEAALAAGADIDFNQLENWSPGEDASLTPCTPLYVACLRGNVDVVKLLLRKGASVGKRALGASVPLHAAASNGHTEIVELLVHHGATVDIQDPFKNTPLMVACYRNHVDTVRRLIEFGARPDLTQKLGIEDENRDFAEESVKLVREARNSKLLRCCNPKCGKPGYRKTLKRCSQCKLTRYCSRDCQIQHWSVGHKKCCGQDKYIDEEPHPMEKAVVYLVENDKQNDCHYCVNHTCSRSIDGTAPTINTRCIIYLLTIGERTFRQVYKFFEKCSSRIGYNNTLQFASIGPTLLVVYLLQ
- the LOC118420319 gene encoding ankyrin repeat and SOCS box protein 11-like isoform X2 is translated as MPSAHVTRHPFHMLLQFSSNGVQTRSDMERKSLEPWFRQHVSTRVSSNDVAEIPSENEALLVAAMNGSFRGVEAALKAGADIDFYNLFSNVTKHPHVPACPALHITCLLGHVDIVRLLLRKGAWVAHRDAATSSALHRAVAKGSTEIVDLLVQHGATVDTQDVHKNTPLVVAVSYNHVDTVRRLIELGARPDLDHCPLFKTLKEDAKNRARVEESLKLVEEAKKTKLLRCCNPKCGKPGYRKTGTLKLCAGCKLTRYCSRDCQIQHWSVGHKKCCQYDVYTEETADIYRKMSLLTVLFQVHPSQV
- the LOC118420319 gene encoding ankyrin repeat and SOCS box protein 8-like isoform X1, which codes for MPSAHVTRHPFHMLLQFSSNGVQTRSDMERKSLEPWFRQHVSTRVSSNDVAEIPSENEALLVAAMNGSFRGVEAALKAGADIDFYNLFSNVTKHPHVPACPALHITCLLGHVDIVRLLLRKGAWVAHRDAATSSALHRAVAKGSTEIVDLLVQHGATVDTQDVHKNTPLVVAVSYNHVDTVRRLIELGARPDLDHCPLFKTLKEDAKNRARVEESLKLVEEAKKTKLLRCCNPKCGKPGERKTGTLKLCAGCKLTRYCSRDCQIQHWSVGHKKCCQYDVYTEETADIYRKMSLLTVLFQVHPSQV